Proteins encoded by one window of Grus americana isolate bGruAme1 chromosome 7, bGruAme1.mat, whole genome shotgun sequence:
- the LOC129208792 gene encoding putative lysosomal acid lipase/cholesteryl ester hydrolase isoform X2, whose product MRGLVVAALLLQSISASGALARGRRNVDPETNMNISQIIIFRGYPSEEYEVTTEDGYILSVNRIPYGRKGRERSKGPRPAVFLQHGLLADASNWITNLDYNSLGFMLADAGYDVWLGNSRGNTWSRKHTHFTVKQEEFWVFSFDEMAKYDIPASVDFILKKTGQKQVFYIGHSQGTTMAFIAFSTLPQLAKKIKMFFALAPVATVKFATSPLAKLGVFPDLLLKDMFGKKQFLPQNSLLKWLATHVCTHRILDDLCGNIFFLLCGFNERNLNMSRVDVYSTHCPAGTSVQNMIHWSQAVKTGELKAYDWGSKAANMAHYNQIQ is encoded by the exons ATGCGGGGCCTGGTGGTCGCcgctttgctgctgcagagcatctCCGCTTCGGGCGCGTTggccagagggaggagaaatgTGGACCCCGAAACGAACATGAACATC agtCAAATTATTATCTTCAGGGGATACCCTAGCGAGGAGTACGAAGTGACAACAGAAGATGGGTATATCCTTTCTGTTAACAGAATCCCTTATGGAAGAAAAGGCCGTGAGAGAAGCAAAG gtcCAAGGCctgctgtatttctgcagcatGGTTTGCTTGCAGATGCTAGCAATTGGATCACAAATTTGGATTACAACAGCCTCGGCTTTATGCTGGCAGATGCTGGCTATGATGTATGGCTGGGAAACAGCAGAGGGAACACCTGGTCCAGGAAACATACACACTTCACAGTGAAGCAAGAAGAATTCTGGGTTTTCAG CTTTGATGAAATGGCTAAGTATGACATTCCAGCCTCAGTGGACTTTATTTTGAAGAAGACTGGCCAGAAACAAGTGTTTTACATTGGCCATTCACAGGGCACCACAATGG ctttcattgctttttcaaCTTTGCCACAGCTGGctaagaaaatcaaaatgttctTTGCCTTGGCACCAGTAGCTACAGTCAAGTTTGCCACTAGCCCTCTGGCAAAATTGGGAGTGTTTCCTGACCTGCTACTCAAG GACATGTTTGGAAAGAAACAATTCCTCCCTCAGAATTCTTTGCTGAAGTGGCTTGCTACTCATGTTTGCACCCACAGAATACTTGATGACCTTTGCGGCAAcatattctttcttctgtgtGGTTTTAATGAGAGAAACTTGAATATG AGCCGAGTGGATGTGTATTCAACACACTGCCCTGCAGGGACATCTGTACAAAACATGATCCACTGGAGCCAG GCTGTGAAGACTGGGGAACTCAAAGCTTATGACTGGGGAAGCAAGGCTGCAAATATGGCTCACTACAACCAG ATCCAGTAG
- the LOC129208792 gene encoding putative lysosomal acid lipase/cholesteryl ester hydrolase isoform X1, with product MRGLVVAALLLQSISASGALARGRRNVDPETNMNISQIIIFRGYPSEEYEVTTEDGYILSVNRIPYGRKGRERSKGPRPAVFLQHGLLADASNWITNLDYNSLGFMLADAGYDVWLGNSRGNTWSRKHTHFTVKQEEFWVFSFDEMAKYDIPASVDFILKKTGQKQVFYIGHSQGTTMAFIAFSTLPQLAKKIKMFFALAPVATVKFATSPLAKLGVFPDLLLKDMFGKKQFLPQNSLLKWLATHVCTHRILDDLCGNIFFLLCGFNERNLNMSRVDVYSTHCPAGTSVQNMIHWSQAVKTGELKAYDWGSKAANMAHYNQSTPPFYKIKEMTVPTAVWTGGQDWLADPKDVAMLLTQITNLVYHKNIPEWEHLDFIWGLDAPYRMYNEIINMIRKYL from the exons ATGCGGGGCCTGGTGGTCGCcgctttgctgctgcagagcatctCCGCTTCGGGCGCGTTggccagagggaggagaaatgTGGACCCCGAAACGAACATGAACATC agtCAAATTATTATCTTCAGGGGATACCCTAGCGAGGAGTACGAAGTGACAACAGAAGATGGGTATATCCTTTCTGTTAACAGAATCCCTTATGGAAGAAAAGGCCGTGAGAGAAGCAAAG gtcCAAGGCctgctgtatttctgcagcatGGTTTGCTTGCAGATGCTAGCAATTGGATCACAAATTTGGATTACAACAGCCTCGGCTTTATGCTGGCAGATGCTGGCTATGATGTATGGCTGGGAAACAGCAGAGGGAACACCTGGTCCAGGAAACATACACACTTCACAGTGAAGCAAGAAGAATTCTGGGTTTTCAG CTTTGATGAAATGGCTAAGTATGACATTCCAGCCTCAGTGGACTTTATTTTGAAGAAGACTGGCCAGAAACAAGTGTTTTACATTGGCCATTCACAGGGCACCACAATGG ctttcattgctttttcaaCTTTGCCACAGCTGGctaagaaaatcaaaatgttctTTGCCTTGGCACCAGTAGCTACAGTCAAGTTTGCCACTAGCCCTCTGGCAAAATTGGGAGTGTTTCCTGACCTGCTACTCAAG GACATGTTTGGAAAGAAACAATTCCTCCCTCAGAATTCTTTGCTGAAGTGGCTTGCTACTCATGTTTGCACCCACAGAATACTTGATGACCTTTGCGGCAAcatattctttcttctgtgtGGTTTTAATGAGAGAAACTTGAATATG AGCCGAGTGGATGTGTATTCAACACACTGCCCTGCAGGGACATCTGTACAAAACATGATCCACTGGAGCCAG GCTGTGAAGACTGGGGAACTCAAAGCTTATGACTGGGGAAGCAAGGCTGCAAATATGGCTCACTACAACCAG TCTACTCCCCCTTTCTACAAAATAAAAGAGATGACTGTACCTACAGCGGTGTGGACTGGTGGACAGGACTGGCTGGCAGACCCAAAGGATGTTGCTATGCTGCTCACTCAGATCACAAACTTGGTTTACCACAAAAACATTCCAGAATGGGAACATTTGGATTTCATCTGGGGCCTTGATGCACCTTACCGCATgtataatgaaataattaacaTGATTAGGAAGTATCTCTAA